One uncultured Caproiciproducens sp. DNA segment encodes these proteins:
- a CDS encoding lysophospholipid acyltransferase family protein, producing the protein MKRTPLYNFGKIFVQCFLKYFIPYQVNNRENMPESGKVIVCCNHIGLSDAVRVSFTQHRQIYYMAKSELFQNKAMALLLSSLGAFPVQRGKGDKTAINKASEMLKNGQALGVFIEGTRSKTGEFLQPKAGAVMIAYKYNAPILPCCITAKGGGKPRIFHKCIVSFGELIQPDQLGIEEGTGSEYRNASRLVMGKIAELRERDLETSQTAKV; encoded by the coding sequence ATGAAACGTACGCCACTTTATAATTTTGGCAAAATTTTTGTACAGTGTTTTCTTAAATATTTCATTCCATATCAGGTTAATAACAGAGAAAATATGCCGGAAAGCGGTAAGGTAATAGTTTGCTGTAACCACATTGGCTTATCAGATGCAGTTCGTGTGTCGTTTACGCAGCATCGGCAAATATATTACATGGCGAAATCGGAACTGTTTCAGAATAAAGCCATGGCGCTTTTACTGTCGTCTTTGGGAGCCTTTCCCGTACAAAGGGGGAAAGGCGATAAGACCGCGATCAATAAAGCCAGCGAGATGTTAAAAAATGGCCAGGCGTTGGGTGTGTTTATCGAAGGTACACGTTCCAAGACCGGGGAATTTCTTCAGCCTAAGGCGGGTGCGGTGATGATTGCCTATAAATATAACGCCCCGATTCTTCCATGCTGCATCACGGCAAAGGGCGGCGGCAAGCCTAGGATTTTTCATAAGTGTATTGTGTCATTTGGAGAGTTGATTCAGCCGGATCAGCTCGGTATTGAAGAGGGAACAGGCAGCGAATACCGCAACGCTTCCCGGTTGGTCATGGGAAAGATCGCCGAACTTCGTGAACGGGATTTAGAAACCTCTCAAACTGCCAAGGTCTGA
- a CDS encoding lysophospholipid acyltransferase family protein, whose amino-acid sequence MLYFFCLRLLAPISKIIYRVEYKGTGNIPESGKLIVCSNHKSVVDPFFVAVPFKRQIRYMAKSELFENHGKLTGWFLYKMGAFPVVRGKADAQSLKSALRILQNDGVLGIFPQGKCVFDNAPFRPKSGVAMIAFKAQAPVLPVSIYCDGMLKPFSRITIRFGKPILCTELGMKDHSSASVRAGAEIIADKINRMLEEKN is encoded by the coding sequence ATGCTGTATTTTTTCTGTCTTCGTCTGTTGGCTCCAATCTCCAAAATTATTTACAGGGTTGAATATAAAGGAACCGGCAATATCCCCGAAAGTGGAAAATTGATCGTTTGCAGTAACCACAAGTCAGTGGTTGATCCGTTTTTTGTTGCGGTTCCCTTTAAAAGACAAATCCGATATATGGCGAAATCGGAGCTTTTTGAAAATCACGGTAAACTGACTGGCTGGTTTCTGTACAAAATGGGTGCGTTCCCGGTTGTAAGAGGCAAAGCTGATGCGCAATCCCTGAAATCTGCTTTGCGAATATTGCAAAATGACGGCGTATTGGGAATTTTTCCACAGGGAAAATGTGTCTTTGACAATGCGCCTTTCCGGCCGAAGTCGGGGGTAGCAATGATCGCTTTCAAAGCGCAGGCGCCTGTTTTGCCGGTGTCGATTTACTGTGACGGCATGCTAAAACCATTCAGCAGGATTACCATTCGTTTCGGAAAACCGATTCTTTGTACTGAACTGGGTATGAAGGATCATTCATCCGCTTCTGTTCGCGCGGGGGCGGAAATTATTGCAGATAAAATCAACAGAATGCTGGAGGAAAAGAATTGA
- a CDS encoding bifunctional 4-hydroxy-3-methylbut-2-enyl diphosphate reductase/30S ribosomal protein S1 — MKIVVARSAGFCFGVNRAVEMVNELLYQGKKVCTLGPIIHNPQTLAQFEARGVKIVESSDQVPPDATMVIRSHGVSKAVYDSILEKKIDFSNATCPFVDKIHNIVSQASAAGKMVLIAGDRNHPEVEGIRGHCSEKCYVFKNAAELQSIAENFPNNQDCSPCVVAQTTFSVSEWEICLEIIKRVYTNATIFDTICNATAKRQSEAESLSRQCDVMIVIGGRESSNTAKLRDVCMKNCTTYLIESADELPLTALKGSECIGITAGASTPASIIKEVLDTMSEINEGAGQDLMENNAEGNFEEMLEESLKNLNTDEKVHGVVVGITPSEVYVDVGRKQAGFIPAAELSADPNVRPEDVVKVGDEMDLLIMRTNDQEGTIMLSKKRLDAAKGWENVIAAEENEAVLTGVVTEVIKGGVIAITNGVRIFIPASQATASRGDALEDLLKKEVSFRIIEVNRGRRRAVGSIRSVLKDERKILADQFWDTAEEGKEYTGVVKSLTAYGAFVDLGGIDGMIHISELSWGRIKHPSEVVNVGDTVKVYIKGLDREKGKISLGYKRVEDNPWEVLKRDYPVDTVCDVTIVGMTAFGAFARIIPGIDGLIHISQIADHRIEKPQDVLKVNDVVKAKITEIDFDKKRVSLSIRALLESVEQVEEEPAE; from the coding sequence TTGAAAATTGTTGTGGCCCGCTCCGCCGGATTTTGTTTTGGTGTGAACAGGGCAGTTGAAATGGTGAACGAACTTTTGTATCAGGGAAAAAAAGTTTGTACGCTTGGCCCGATTATCCATAATCCACAGACACTTGCTCAATTCGAAGCGCGCGGTGTGAAAATTGTTGAATCATCTGATCAGGTCCCGCCGGACGCGACGATGGTAATCCGTTCGCACGGTGTGTCAAAGGCTGTTTATGACAGCATTCTTGAAAAAAAAATTGATTTTTCGAATGCGACTTGCCCTTTCGTCGATAAAATACACAATATTGTATCGCAGGCCTCTGCTGCGGGAAAGATGGTATTGATTGCGGGTGACCGCAATCATCCGGAAGTCGAAGGGATAAGGGGCCATTGTTCAGAAAAATGTTATGTTTTTAAAAATGCTGCGGAACTGCAAAGTATTGCTGAAAATTTTCCGAATAATCAAGATTGCTCTCCCTGCGTTGTTGCCCAAACAACTTTTAGCGTCTCTGAATGGGAAATTTGTTTGGAAATAATAAAAAGGGTATATACAAATGCAACAATTTTTGATACAATATGTAATGCGACTGCTAAGCGTCAATCAGAAGCGGAGTCTTTGTCTCGGCAATGCGACGTTATGATTGTTATAGGCGGCAGGGAGAGTTCCAATACAGCAAAACTTCGCGATGTGTGCATGAAAAACTGCACCACTTATCTTATAGAATCAGCGGACGAGCTGCCGCTGACGGCTCTAAAAGGATCCGAATGTATTGGCATTACTGCCGGTGCTTCAACGCCGGCAAGCATTATAAAGGAGGTACTTGATACCATGTCAGAAATCAACGAGGGTGCTGGTCAAGATTTAATGGAGAATAATGCCGAGGGAAACTTTGAGGAAATGCTCGAGGAATCTCTAAAGAATTTAAATACAGATGAAAAGGTGCACGGTGTAGTTGTCGGCATTACTCCCAGTGAAGTTTATGTCGATGTAGGCAGAAAGCAGGCCGGTTTTATTCCGGCGGCTGAACTTTCCGCCGACCCCAATGTAAGACCTGAAGATGTAGTTAAAGTGGGCGATGAGATGGATCTTCTCATCATGCGCACGAATGATCAGGAAGGCACAATCATGCTTTCCAAAAAACGTTTGGATGCTGCTAAGGGCTGGGAGAATGTCATCGCTGCTGAAGAAAATGAAGCTGTGTTAACCGGCGTTGTTACCGAGGTCATTAAGGGCGGCGTGATTGCCATCACAAACGGTGTACGCATCTTTATTCCTGCTTCACAGGCTACCGCTTCCCGCGGCGACGCACTGGAAGATTTGCTGAAAAAAGAAGTCAGTTTCCGCATTATTGAGGTTAACCGCGGCCGCAGGCGCGCTGTCGGTTCCATTCGTTCCGTACTGAAGGACGAGAGAAAAATCCTCGCCGATCAATTCTGGGATACCGCGGAAGAGGGCAAAGAATATACCGGTGTTGTAAAGTCACTTACCGCTTACGGCGCATTTGTTGATTTGGGCGGCATTGACGGTATGATCCATATTTCCGAGCTTTCATGGGGCAGAATTAAGCATCCGTCCGAGGTCGTTAATGTCGGCGACACGGTTAAGGTTTATATTAAGGGACTTGACAGGGAAAAAGGCAAGATTTCTCTTGGCTATAAGCGTGTGGAGGACAACCCTTGGGAAGTTCTCAAGCGTGACTATCCTGTGGATACAGTTTGCGATGTGACCATTGTCGGCATGACCGCATTTGGCGCTTTTGCAAGAATTATTCCTGGTATCGACGGTTTGATACATATTTCTCAAATCGCTGATCACAGAATTGAAAAGCCACAGGATGTTTTAAAGGTCAACGACGTTGTAAAAGCAAAAATTACTGAAATTGACTTTGATAAGAAGCGTGTAAGCCTTTCCATCAGAGCTTTACTGGAGTCTGTTGAGCAGGTGGAAGAAGAGCCTGCCGAATAA
- the yunB gene encoding sporulation protein YunB, whose translation MKRWHRFGYGTRSYTRIRWKAVIIIVFLFAFIIMMDAQFRPIVKSITTNQARIKSVDTINRVITEVLTKNGVTYNDLISVERDDSGKVLAITTQMVKMNELKSAIVANIQKDIGDDGHMDIGVPLGTLTGSDLLHGWGPKIPLRLTLSGNVNADFKSSFESAGINQTKHQIFLNIHTSVYSFLPGFDTTTEVETNVPVAETIIVGEVPQVVANIN comes from the coding sequence ATGAAAAGGTGGCACAGGTTCGGATATGGAACGCGCAGCTATACGCGCATACGTTGGAAAGCGGTTATTATCATAGTTTTCTTATTTGCGTTTATAATAATGATGGATGCTCAGTTTCGTCCCATCGTCAAATCTATTACTACCAATCAAGCCCGCATTAAATCGGTTGATACCATCAACCGTGTCATAACCGAAGTGTTAACCAAAAACGGGGTAACATACAATGATTTAATTTCTGTTGAGCGGGACGATAGTGGAAAGGTGCTGGCAATTACAACGCAAATGGTAAAAATGAATGAACTTAAATCCGCGATTGTTGCCAATATTCAAAAAGATATTGGTGATGACGGACATATGGACATAGGGGTTCCCCTTGGAACGCTCACCGGCAGTGACCTGCTTCACGGATGGGGCCCGAAAATTCCGCTCAGGTTGACACTATCCGGAAACGTAAACGCGGATTTTAAAAGCTCTTTTGAATCCGCCGGGATTAATCAGACAAAGCATCAGATTTTTCTGAATATACATACCAGCGTTTATTCATTCTTACCGGGATTTGATACTACCACAGAGGTCGAAACCAATGTGCCAGTTGCTGAAACGATAATCGTAGGCGAAGTGCCGCAGGTAGTTGCAAACATAAATTAA